One Corynebacterium uterequi DNA segment encodes these proteins:
- a CDS encoding phosphoribosylaminoimidazolesuccinocarboxamide synthase has product MRPELSDYNHLSAGKVRELYEIDDDHLLMVATDRISAYDHVLTPEIPDKGRVLTAMSVFFFDAIDFPNHLAGPDDDPRIPEEVLGRALVVKRLKMLPFECVARGYLTGSGLVEYQHSGTVCGVSLPDGLVEASKLPEPIFTPATKAELGDHDENVSFDYVVDRLGETRAEELRDATLKIYSEAAKIALDKGIILADTKFEFGIDEDGRLVLADEVLTPDSSRYWPADGYQEGVVQPSFDKQFVRNWLTGPKSGWDKSSDVTPPPLPGSVVEATRERYVDAYERLSGKKFAGWVGECV; this is encoded by the coding sequence ATGCGACCCGAGCTGTCCGATTACAACCACCTTTCAGCAGGCAAAGTCCGCGAGCTCTACGAGATCGATGACGACCACCTGCTCATGGTTGCCACCGACCGAATTTCTGCCTACGACCACGTCCTCACCCCGGAGATCCCGGACAAGGGGCGGGTCCTCACCGCGATGAGCGTCTTCTTCTTCGACGCCATCGACTTCCCCAACCATCTCGCCGGCCCGGACGATGACCCCCGCATCCCGGAGGAGGTCCTCGGCCGCGCGCTCGTCGTCAAGCGGCTGAAGATGCTGCCCTTCGAGTGCGTCGCCCGCGGCTACCTCACCGGATCCGGGCTGGTCGAGTACCAGCACTCGGGTACCGTGTGCGGAGTCTCGCTGCCCGACGGCCTGGTCGAGGCGTCGAAGCTGCCGGAGCCGATCTTCACCCCGGCGACGAAGGCGGAGTTGGGCGATCACGACGAAAACGTCTCCTTCGACTACGTCGTCGACCGTCTGGGCGAAACCCGCGCCGAGGAGCTGCGCGACGCCACGCTGAAGATCTACTCCGAGGCGGCGAAGATCGCCCTGGACAAGGGCATCATCCTGGCGGATACCAAGTTCGAGTTCGGCATCGACGAGGACGGTCGGCTGGTCTTGGCCGACGAGGTGCTCACCCCGGACTCGTCTCGCTACTGGCCTGCGGATGGCTACCAGGAGGGCGTCGTCCAGCCGAGCTTTGACAAGCAGTTCGTCCGTAACTGGCTCACCGGCCCGAAGTCTGGCTGGGACAAGAGCTCCGACGTCACCCCGCCGCCCCTGCCTGGGTCCGTGGTGGAGGCCACCCGTGAGCGCTATGTCGACGCCTACGAGCGCCTCAGCGGTAAGAAGTTCGCCGGCTGGGTTGGCGAGTGCGTCTAG